From Actinomycetota bacterium, the proteins below share one genomic window:
- the hisF gene encoding imidazole glycerol phosphate synthase subunit HisF: MEPVKIIPCLDMKDGRVVKGVHFVELRDAGDPVENAAFYREAGADEVAMLDIAATLEGRKTRIAWVRAVAEVLGDTPLIVGGGINEIADIDALFSAGAAKVSMNSAAVARPEFVSEAAERFGSARVIVAIDGRRNAEMPSGFEVVVSGGQKPTGIDCVQWARRCEELGAGGILPTSMDGDGTLAGYDLPFTRSIAETVALPVIASGGAGTLEHFYEGVTEGKATALLAASVFHFRTFSVGQVKEYLAERGIPVMHGPACASY, encoded by the coding sequence ATGGAACCAGTGAAGATCATCCCGTGTCTGGACATGAAGGACGGGCGCGTCGTCAAGGGCGTGCACTTCGTGGAGCTACGTGACGCGGGCGACCCCGTCGAGAACGCAGCCTTCTACCGCGAGGCCGGCGCCGACGAGGTCGCGATGCTCGACATCGCCGCCACGCTGGAGGGCCGCAAGACGCGGATCGCATGGGTACGCGCAGTCGCCGAGGTACTGGGCGACACGCCGCTCATCGTGGGCGGCGGCATCAACGAGATCGCCGACATCGACGCGCTCTTCTCGGCAGGAGCAGCGAAGGTCTCGATGAACAGCGCCGCGGTTGCCCGGCCTGAGTTCGTGAGCGAGGCCGCCGAGCGGTTCGGAAGCGCGCGGGTGATCGTCGCGATCGACGGAAGGCGCAACGCCGAGATGCCCTCGGGCTTCGAGGTCGTCGTGAGCGGCGGGCAGAAGCCGACCGGCATCGACTGCGTGCAGTGGGCGCGCAGATGCGAGGAGTTGGGCGCGGGCGGGATCCTGCCGACGAGCATGGACGGCGACGGGACGCTGGCCGGCTATGACCTCCCGTTCACGCGCTCGATCGCCGAGACAGTGGCGCTGCCCGTGATCGCCTCAGGTGGCGCGGGGACGCTCGAGCACTTCTACGAGGGCGTGACCGAAGGCAAGGCGACCGCGCTTCTGGCGGCCTCGGTCTTCCACTTCAGGACGTTCTCGGTCGGGCAAGTCAAGGAGTACCTCGCCGAGAGGGGCATCCCGGTGATGCATGGACCCGCTTGCGCATCGTATTAG
- a CDS encoding 4Fe-4S dicluster domain-containing protein yields the protein MNDQMSRREFLARFAAAGAAGTATLALPKEAFAIDAPPVDEIGTFIDLSKCIGCGLCTSACTTKNSPRFPEPVENIPDNWPTGTHEDWSDKRDLTDRLTPYNWSFIETVEVDGELIHIPRRCLHCDNPPCANLCPFSVKKKQPNGAVVINENGCMGGAKCRDVCPWSIPQRQAGVGLYMKLVPGLMGGGVMYKCDLCTDLLEQGEPPACVSACQTGALQSGPKEEMLRLAEERAAEINGYTYGIAENGGTSTFYVSPVSFERIDEAISQRKEALPEAMRITVPGMGPNVENFLDTANGMAAGYIIAPIAGVAAAAWAASKAWKGGAE from the coding sequence ATGAACGACCAGATGAGCCGACGCGAGTTCCTTGCCCGCTTCGCAGCGGCTGGAGCGGCTGGCACCGCGACGCTGGCACTGCCAAAGGAAGCGTTCGCCATCGACGCTCCCCCCGTCGACGAAATCGGCACCTTCATCGACCTGAGCAAGTGTATCGGCTGCGGCCTGTGCACCAGCGCGTGCACGACCAAGAACTCCCCCCGCTTCCCCGAACCGGTCGAGAACATCCCCGACAACTGGCCCACCGGCACTCACGAGGACTGGTCCGACAAGCGCGATCTGACCGACCGGCTCACCCCGTACAACTGGTCGTTCATCGAGACCGTCGAAGTGGACGGCGAGCTCATTCACATCCCCCGCCGCTGCCTGCATTGCGACAACCCGCCCTGTGCGAACCTGTGTCCGTTCAGCGTAAAGAAGAAGCAGCCCAACGGCGCGGTCGTCATCAACGAGAACGGCTGCATGGGCGGCGCGAAATGCCGCGACGTCTGCCCATGGTCGATTCCGCAACGCCAAGCCGGCGTCGGCCTCTACATGAAGCTCGTACCAGGCCTGATGGGCGGCGGCGTGATGTACAAGTGCGACCTGTGCACCGATCTGCTCGAGCAGGGCGAGCCACCAGCGTGTGTCTCGGCATGTCAGACCGGAGCCCTGCAGTCCGGCCCCAAAGAGGAGATGCTCCGACTCGCCGAAGAACGCGCTGCCGAGATCAACGGATACACCTACGGGATTGCCGAGAACGGCGGGACCTCGACCTTCTACGTCTCGCCGGTGTCCTTCGAGCGCATCGACGAGGCGATCTCACAGCGCAAGGAGGCGCTCCCCGAAGCCATGCGCATCACGGTGCCCGGAATGGGGCCGAACGTCGAGAACTTCCTCGATACCGCTAACGGCATGGCTGCGGGCTACATCATCGCACCGATCGCAGGA
- the nikR gene encoding nickel-responsive transcriptional regulator NikR, protein MSQIVRFGISADESLLARFDTLIAEKGYSNRSEAIRDLIRNALVEEEWRDDQALAVGTVTLVYDHHSADLAEKLTEHQHDHHDAIISSLHVHLDAHHCLEVVILRGKVEKIGRIASELIGTKGVKHGKFVATTTGEGIS, encoded by the coding sequence GTGTCACAGATCGTCAGATTCGGCATCTCGGCAGATGAGAGCCTGCTCGCCCGGTTCGACACACTGATCGCTGAGAAGGGCTACTCGAACCGCTCCGAGGCGATCCGCGACCTCATCCGCAACGCCTTGGTCGAAGAGGAGTGGCGCGATGACCAGGCGCTGGCCGTGGGTACGGTCACCTTGGTCTACGACCATCATTCGGCAGACCTCGCCGAGAAGCTCACCGAGCACCAGCACGACCACCACGACGCGATCATCTCCTCGCTGCACGTCCACCTCGATGCCCACCACTGCCTCGAGGTCGTGATCTTGCGCGGCAAGGTCGAGAAGATTGGGCGTATCGCAAGCGAGCTTATCGGCACTAAAGGCGTGAAGCACGGCAAATTCGTCGCAACAACCACCGGCGAAGGAATCTCGTAA
- a CDS encoding energy-coupling factor ABC transporter ATP-binding protein — translation MSHHSIEATGLSFVYPDGTRALDDVSFRLGHGESVAIVGANGAGKSTLLLQLTGFLRPTGGQVRIGEVPIMRETLADIRKAIGVVFQDPDDQLFMPTVYEDVAFGPVNHRLPAEEVASRVTEALARVGATHLADRPPYRLSGGEKRAVAIASALALCPNILIMDEPSSNLDPKARRRLIELLAGFEHTKIVATHDLDLALELCERTIVMSAGTVTADGPTRTIFGDDALLEASGLEKPLGMQGCPVCGGA, via the coding sequence ATGAGCCACCACAGCATCGAAGCGACCGGTCTGTCCTTCGTCTACCCCGACGGCACGCGCGCGCTCGACGACGTCTCGTTCCGACTGGGCCACGGCGAGTCGGTGGCGATCGTAGGAGCCAACGGCGCCGGCAAGTCCACACTGCTCCTGCAGCTCACCGGCTTCCTGCGCCCCACGGGGGGCCAGGTGCGCATCGGCGAAGTGCCCATCATGCGCGAGACGCTCGCCGACATCCGCAAAGCGATCGGAGTCGTCTTCCAGGACCCCGACGACCAGCTCTTCATGCCCACGGTCTACGAGGACGTCGCGTTCGGCCCCGTGAACCACCGCTTACCTGCCGAGGAGGTCGCATCGCGTGTCACCGAAGCGCTCGCGAGAGTCGGCGCGACGCACCTCGCCGACAGGCCGCCCTACAGGCTCTCCGGCGGCGAGAAGCGAGCGGTGGCGATCGCCTCGGCGTTGGCGCTTTGCCCCAACATCCTGATCATGGACGAGCCCTCCTCCAACCTCGACCCCAAGGCGCGTCGCAGGCTCATTGAGCTTTTGGCCGGATTCGAGCACACCAAGATCGTGGCGACGCACGACCTCGACCTGGCGCTGGAGCTATGCGAGCGGACGATCGTCATGAGTGCAGGCACAGTCACCGCCGATGGGCCGACCCGGACGATCTTCGGCGATGACGCTCTGCTGGAAGCGAGCGGTCTCGAGAAGCCGCTGGGCATGCAGGGCTGTCCTGTGTGCGGGGGCGCGTGA
- a CDS encoding phosphoadenylyl-sulfate reductase: protein MPATDITELGSQVRSLPPAEVLQWAQDRYGDRVAIASSLGPEDQVLLHMAASIEPGPRVFTLDTGRLFPETYDVIRESVERYGMPIEVMFPDTSDVEEMVRAHGVDLFRDSVAARKLCCDVRKVRPLKRALADMDAWITGLRAGQSPTREALEVLSWDETNGLLRIAPLASWTEEDVWTYIRAHDVPVSALHARGFRSIGCAPCTRATFPGEDVRDGRWWWESPEHKECGLHACGAKEAHDASEGAS, encoded by the coding sequence ATGCCCGCGACAGACATCACGGAACTCGGCAGCCAGGTACGCTCACTGCCTCCTGCCGAAGTACTCCAGTGGGCGCAGGACCGGTATGGCGACAGGGTCGCTATAGCGTCCTCCCTGGGCCCTGAAGACCAGGTCTTGCTCCATATGGCGGCTTCCATCGAGCCTGGACCCAGGGTGTTCACGCTCGACACGGGACGCCTCTTCCCTGAGACCTACGATGTCATCCGCGAGTCCGTCGAGCGTTACGGTATGCCTATCGAGGTCATGTTCCCAGACACTTCCGATGTCGAGGAGATGGTCCGAGCGCACGGTGTCGATCTGTTCCGCGACAGCGTTGCCGCTCGCAAACTCTGCTGCGATGTCCGCAAGGTACGGCCACTCAAGCGCGCCCTCGCCGACATGGATGCATGGATCACCGGGCTTAGAGCGGGTCAGTCGCCAACCAGAGAGGCCCTCGAAGTCCTCTCTTGGGATGAAACGAACGGCCTGCTGCGCATCGCTCCGCTTGCCTCGTGGACCGAGGAAGACGTGTGGACCTACATCCGCGCGCACGATGTTCCTGTCAGTGCGCTCCATGCCCGCGGTTTCCGAAGCATCGGCTGCGCGCCCTGTACGCGAGCGACGTTCCCCGGCGAAGACGTGCGTGACGGCCGGTGGTGGTGGGAGTCGCCCGAGCACAAAGAGTGCGGTCTGCATGCGTGCGGAGCAAAGGAGGCCCATGATGCGAGCGAGGGGGCATCGTGA
- the cysD gene encoding sulfate adenylyltransferase subunit CysD — protein MNDHLDLLESKSIHLLREAYVELGKLCFLWSIGKDSTVLLHLARKAFFGHVPFPLVHIDTHYEIPELIEYRNRLVLELGLTLVVGQNREALAAKQTFPDGTIDRIACCRKLKTEALHRTLSGEWDRERLDLVTGEFVVDSDREPYTGVIVGARADEEGSRSKERYFSPRDAENDWNVDDQPPELWRYYKTEFAPGTHVRVHPLLDWTELNIWEYIEREDILVTSLYFDQGTGVRHRSLGCWPCTSPVESTAATVSDIVTELRTGKFSNIAERSGRAQDADDEGGLETLRREGYM, from the coding sequence GTGAACGACCACCTCGATCTTCTCGAATCCAAGAGCATCCACCTGTTGCGCGAGGCCTACGTCGAGCTCGGCAAACTCTGCTTCCTCTGGTCGATCGGCAAGGACAGCACCGTTCTGCTACACCTAGCCCGCAAGGCTTTCTTCGGGCACGTTCCCTTCCCGCTCGTCCATATCGACACGCATTACGAGATCCCGGAGCTGATCGAGTACCGGAATCGACTCGTGTTGGAGTTGGGTCTCACGCTGGTGGTGGGACAGAACCGCGAGGCGCTCGCCGCCAAGCAGACGTTCCCGGACGGCACCATCGACCGCATCGCCTGCTGCCGCAAGCTCAAGACCGAGGCCCTGCACCGCACGTTGTCCGGTGAGTGGGACCGTGAGCGGCTCGACCTCGTCACCGGCGAGTTCGTGGTCGATTCAGACCGTGAGCCCTACACTGGCGTCATAGTCGGTGCGCGGGCGGACGAGGAGGGCAGCAGATCGAAGGAGCGCTATTTCTCGCCTCGTGACGCCGAGAACGACTGGAACGTCGACGACCAGCCGCCCGAGCTCTGGCGTTACTACAAGACGGAGTTCGCACCGGGCACGCATGTGCGCGTCCACCCGCTGCTCGACTGGACCGAGCTCAACATCTGGGAGTACATCGAGCGCGAGGATATCCTGGTCACCAGCCTCTACTTCGACCAGGGCACGGGGGTCCGTCACCGCTCGCTCGGGTGCTGGCCATGCACGAGCCCCGTCGAGTCCACGGCGGCGACGGTAAGCGACATCGTCACGGAACTGCGTACCGGCAAGTTCAGCAACATAGCCGAGAGAAGCGGGCGTGCCCAGGACGCCGACGACGAAGGCGGACTCGAGACGTTGCGCCGAGAGGGGTACATGTGA
- a CDS encoding GTP-binding protein yields MLDRRVTPTPPSRDRLDMVVVGHVDHGKSTLIGRLMADTGSLPEGKLEQVRAMCERNARPFEYAFLLDALKDERAQGITIDTARCFFRTPARDFVIHDAPGHIEFVKNMVTGAARAQAALLLIDAQEGIQENSRRHGYILSMLGIGQIAVVVNKMDLVAYDETVFERIVAEYREFLGRFNVTPIGFIPVAARAGVNIAEKGTEMPWYEGPTVLEQIDAFQTADERSELPFRMPVQDVYKFTAAGDDRRIVAGTVETGRLALGEEVVFWPSAKRSRVATIEALTAPPARLTPDLASGITLETQVYVRRGELMTRADDPAPSVARRVRANVLWLGHAPLVPGKNYLFKLGAAKVPAELVELRCSIDASDLVESQATTTLERHAIGEVVLEFARPVAFDPAGLLEPTSRFVIVDNYDIAGFGTVLEGLTGDESMLERHAREREAAWERGEVAREEREERYGHEGKAVVIVGSPEAPARPVARALERRLFEAGAHVYMLLLSEKLAGFDPLHGDVIEREEHLRRLGELSRLMTDAGTIFVTALDGMDAEDLERLRVLNAPSSLLVVSTLPNADSLDADITLAPGADLGAAVTAILRGLAAVGAAPEYWI; encoded by the coding sequence ATGCTCGACCGCCGCGTGACGCCTACGCCGCCTTCTCGCGATCGCCTCGACATGGTGGTCGTCGGTCATGTCGACCACGGTAAGTCCACCCTTATCGGCCGCCTTATGGCAGACACGGGATCGCTGCCAGAGGGCAAGCTCGAGCAGGTGCGCGCGATGTGCGAGCGTAACGCGCGGCCGTTCGAGTACGCATTCCTGCTCGACGCGCTCAAGGACGAGCGCGCCCAGGGCATCACGATAGACACAGCTCGCTGCTTCTTCCGCACGCCTGCTCGTGACTTCGTCATCCATGATGCGCCCGGTCATATCGAGTTTGTCAAGAACATGGTGACCGGGGCCGCGCGTGCTCAAGCCGCGCTGCTCCTCATCGACGCCCAAGAGGGCATCCAGGAGAACTCGCGCCGCCACGGCTACATCCTCTCGATGCTCGGTATCGGCCAGATCGCAGTCGTCGTGAACAAGATGGATCTGGTCGCCTATGACGAAACGGTGTTCGAGCGTATCGTCGCGGAGTACCGCGAGTTTCTCGGCAGGTTCAACGTGACCCCGATCGGCTTCATCCCTGTGGCAGCCCGCGCTGGCGTGAACATCGCCGAGAAGGGGACTGAGATGCCATGGTACGAGGGTCCGACGGTGCTCGAGCAGATCGATGCGTTCCAGACGGCAGACGAGCGCAGCGAATTGCCGTTCCGCATGCCGGTTCAGGATGTCTACAAGTTCACCGCGGCCGGAGATGACCGGCGGATCGTGGCGGGCACCGTTGAGACCGGCAGGCTCGCACTGGGAGAGGAGGTCGTCTTCTGGCCGTCGGCCAAGCGCTCGCGGGTCGCCACCATCGAGGCACTGACGGCACCTCCAGCCAGGCTGACCCCGGATCTAGCCTCCGGAATCACGCTGGAGACACAAGTCTACGTTCGCCGCGGGGAGCTGATGACTCGTGCCGACGATCCGGCACCGTCTGTTGCGCGGCGTGTCCGTGCGAACGTACTCTGGCTCGGGCACGCGCCCCTCGTTCCCGGCAAGAACTATTTGTTCAAGCTCGGAGCGGCAAAGGTTCCTGCCGAGCTCGTCGAATTGCGTTGTTCCATCGACGCATCAGACCTGGTCGAGAGTCAGGCGACGACGACACTGGAGCGTCATGCGATAGGAGAGGTCGTCCTCGAGTTCGCGCGACCCGTTGCGTTCGATCCAGCTGGCCTGCTCGAGCCCACGTCGCGTTTCGTGATCGTCGACAACTACGACATCGCGGGCTTCGGCACGGTGCTCGAAGGATTGACTGGAGACGAGTCGATGCTCGAGCGCCACGCGAGAGAGCGTGAGGCAGCGTGGGAACGCGGAGAGGTCGCCCGCGAGGAGCGCGAGGAGCGTTACGGCCACGAGGGCAAGGCAGTCGTCATCGTCGGCTCGCCCGAGGCACCCGCCAGACCAGTCGCCCGTGCACTCGAGCGCAGGCTGTTCGAGGCCGGCGCCCATGTGTACATGCTGCTGCTCTCCGAGAAGCTCGCGGGGTTCGACCCACTCCATGGCGATGTCATCGAGCGAGAGGAACACCTGCGGCGCCTCGGCGAACTGTCGCGCTTGATGACGGATGCGGGGACGATCTTCGTCACTGCGCTCGATGGCATGGATGCAGAGGATCTCGAGCGGCTCAGAGTGCTGAACGCACCTAGCTCGCTGCTCGTCGTTTCGACCCTCCCGAACGCCGACTCGCTCGATGCGGACATCACGCTGGCTCCAGGCGCCGATCTCGGCGCCGCGGTCACAGCGATCCTGCGTGGCCTCGCCGCTGTCGGCGCGGCGCCCGAATATTGGATCTAA
- the purB gene encoding adenylosuccinate lyase, which yields MIPRYSRPQMAGIWAPENKFKIWQEIELLACEAQAELGQIGITAEEAAHIRATSAFDIARIDEIERETNHDVIAFLTNLAENIDAGIPEASPKPSRWVHYGMTSSDLGDTALCYQMTQAVDILIDDVRRIGAVCKRRAFETREMLCAGRTHGIHAEPMTMGMKFGRWAWAMKRAEERLVRTREVVASGAISGAVGSYSNIDPFVEAYVCERLGLTPEPLSTQVIPRDRHAQLLAVLATVAATAEEIATEVRALQRTDTLEAEEPFARGQKGSSAMPHKRNPITAERICGLARVVKANAQVGFDNVALWHERDISHSSAERVVLADSTIALDYLLAKLEWVLDGLVLYPERMRANLEATRGLIYSSRVLLGLVDSGLSREDAYDVVQRNTMLVWEDIQQARTGPDLRQALEADPACGLSASHLDMIFDPRAFLTRTDVLFERLAACEF from the coding sequence ATGATCCCTCGTTATTCACGCCCGCAGATGGCCGGGATATGGGCGCCGGAGAACAAGTTCAAGATATGGCAGGAGATCGAGCTCCTCGCCTGCGAGGCGCAAGCCGAACTCGGGCAGATCGGCATCACCGCCGAGGAGGCCGCCCACATCCGCGCCACTTCGGCATTCGACATCGCTCGCATCGACGAGATCGAGCGCGAGACCAACCACGACGTCATCGCCTTCCTCACCAACCTCGCCGAGAACATCGACGCGGGCATCCCCGAAGCGAGCCCGAAGCCCAGCCGGTGGGTGCATTACGGCATGACCTCCTCGGATCTGGGGGATACCGCGCTGTGCTACCAGATGACGCAGGCGGTCGACATCCTCATCGACGACGTTCGGCGTATCGGCGCGGTCTGCAAGCGCCGCGCTTTCGAGACCCGAGAGATGCTCTGCGCCGGCCGCACGCATGGCATACACGCCGAGCCCATGACCATGGGGATGAAGTTCGGCCGCTGGGCGTGGGCGATGAAGCGCGCCGAAGAGCGGCTGGTCCGCACCCGCGAGGTCGTGGCCAGCGGCGCGATCTCAGGCGCGGTCGGCAGCTACAGCAACATCGACCCGTTCGTCGAGGCCTACGTGTGCGAGCGACTCGGCCTGACGCCGGAGCCGCTATCGACGCAGGTCATCCCGCGCGACCGTCATGCGCAGCTGCTCGCGGTGCTCGCCACCGTGGCCGCCACCGCCGAGGAGATCGCGACCGAGGTCCGTGCACTCCAGCGCACCGACACGCTGGAGGCGGAGGAGCCGTTCGCGAGAGGCCAGAAGGGCTCCTCGGCGATGCCGCACAAGCGTAACCCCATAACCGCCGAGCGGATCTGCGGCCTCGCGCGCGTCGTGAAGGCCAACGCGCAGGTCGGCTTCGACAACGTGGCGCTGTGGCACGAGCGCGATATCTCGCATTCGAGCGCCGAGCGGGTGGTGCTGGCGGATTCGACGATCGCCTTGGACTACCTGCTGGCGAAGCTGGAGTGGGTCCTCGACGGGCTCGTGCTCTATCCGGAGCGCATGCGGGCCAACCTTGAGGCGACGCGCGGGCTCATCTACTCGAGCCGTGTGCTTCTGGGGCTGGTCGACTCGGGACTTTCGCGCGAGGACGCTTACGATGTCGTCCAGCGCAATACGATGCTCGTCTGGGAGGACATCCAGCAGGCGCGCACTGGACCTGACCTGCGTCAGGCGCTTGAGGCTGACCCGGCGTGCGGACTTAGTGCCAGCCACTTGGACATGATATTCGACCCACGCGCGTTCCTGACACGCACAGATGTGCTTTTCGAGCGGCTTGCCGCTTGCGAGTTCTGA
- a CDS encoding energy-coupling factor ABC transporter permease — MHMADALLSPPVAGVMLAATAGTAAWCIKRVREDMDERIVPLMGVAGALVFSAQMLNFTIPGTGSSGHLGGGLLLAALLGPHAAFLVMVSILVIQGLFFADGGLLALGANIFNLGFFPAFIGYALIYRRIVGDDPTVRRLFIGGLLGAVVGLQLGAFGVVAQTALSGVTELPFTAFLAMMLPIHLPIGIIEGLVTAGILAFILKAQPELIASGARRAGIEPPRTRRVAVGLLTAAVLGASMVAWFASASPDGLDWSMERVAGTAEIRGASTPLHEAVGEVQERLAFLPGYGFRPSPDAPAEAVGAAQWPAVSEETSVAGAAGVAMTLGVLLAMGLLFKWRASRRGR; from the coding sequence ATGCACATGGCGGACGCTCTACTCTCACCACCGGTGGCCGGGGTGATGCTCGCGGCGACTGCGGGCACGGCGGCCTGGTGCATAAAACGCGTGCGGGAGGACATGGACGAGCGGATCGTACCGCTCATGGGCGTCGCGGGTGCGCTGGTCTTCTCGGCGCAGATGCTGAACTTCACGATCCCGGGAACCGGGTCGAGCGGGCACCTGGGCGGCGGTTTGCTGCTTGCAGCCCTGCTCGGACCGCACGCGGCGTTCCTCGTCATGGTCTCGATACTCGTGATCCAGGGGCTCTTCTTCGCCGATGGCGGGCTGCTCGCCTTAGGCGCGAACATCTTCAACCTCGGGTTCTTCCCCGCTTTCATCGGTTACGCACTCATCTATCGCCGCATTGTGGGGGATGACCCGACGGTCCGAAGGCTCTTCATCGGCGGCTTGCTGGGCGCGGTCGTCGGATTGCAGCTAGGCGCGTTCGGCGTGGTGGCGCAGACGGCGCTTTCCGGCGTCACAGAGCTGCCCTTTACCGCATTCCTCGCGATGATGCTGCCGATCCACCTGCCCATCGGGATCATCGAAGGGCTTGTGACCGCTGGGATACTGGCGTTCATCCTCAAGGCGCAACCCGAGCTGATCGCTTCGGGCGCCAGACGCGCCGGGATCGAACCGCCGAGGACGAGGCGCGTTGCCGTCGGACTCCTGACCGCGGCGGTTCTCGGGGCGTCGATGGTGGCGTGGTTCGCCTCGGCAAGTCCGGACGGGCTCGACTGGTCGATGGAGCGCGTAGCCGGAACCGCCGAGATACGCGGCGCATCGACCCCACTACACGAGGCGGTCGGCGAGGTGCAGGAGCGGCTGGCGTTCCTTCCCGGCTACGGCTTCCGTCCCTCGCCTGACGCGCCTGCGGAGGCGGTCGGCGCCGCGCAGTGGCCCGCCGTCAGCGAGGAGACCAGTGTCGCCGGTGCAGCGGGTGTCGCGATGACGCTTGGGGTCCTCCTCGCGATGGGGCTGCTGTTCAAGTGGCGCGCGAGCAGACGGGGGCGGTAG
- the cbiQ gene encoding cobalt ECF transporter T component CbiQ, giving the protein MPSIQEGIYDLGRLDQLAYRDTAVHRLDPRAKVVTTFVFLVCVISFPPHAVAPMLPFLIYPMYLTLEGGLPVRFLMRKLVAVAPFALLVGIFNPFFDREIVLFLGEIGISGGWVSFTSIMLRFFLTTFAALALIATTSFHSVCMALERLGVPDVLATQMLLLYRYIFVLGDQVMRMARARSLRSHGARGMGLAVYVNMLGHLLLRTHARAQRIYQAMLARGFDGHVRANVDLRLSIRDVGHVLGWSAAFLTFRLIDVPLYIGRLMTGALS; this is encoded by the coding sequence ATGCCATCGATTCAGGAAGGAATCTACGACCTCGGGCGGCTCGATCAGCTCGCTTACCGGGACACGGCAGTGCATCGCCTCGATCCGCGTGCGAAAGTGGTGACCACGTTTGTTTTCCTAGTGTGCGTGATCTCCTTCCCGCCGCACGCCGTGGCACCGATGCTTCCGTTCCTGATCTACCCGATGTACCTGACGCTCGAGGGCGGCCTGCCCGTGCGCTTCCTGATGCGGAAGCTCGTCGCGGTCGCGCCGTTTGCGCTCCTGGTCGGCATCTTCAACCCGTTCTTCGACCGCGAGATCGTGCTTTTCCTGGGCGAGATCGGCATCTCGGGCGGGTGGGTCTCGTTCACCTCGATCATGCTGCGCTTCTTCCTGACGACCTTCGCGGCGCTGGCGCTGATCGCCACGACGAGCTTCCACAGCGTGTGCATGGCGCTCGAGCGGCTCGGCGTCCCTGACGTGCTCGCGACGCAGATGCTGCTTCTGTACCGCTACATCTTCGTCCTCGGCGACCAGGTCATGCGCATGGCGCGCGCTCGCTCGCTGCGCTCCCACGGAGCTCGCGGGATGGGCCTCGCGGTCTACGTGAACATGCTCGGCCACCTGCTGCTCCGCACACACGCCCGTGCGCAGCGGATCTACCAGGCGATGCTGGCCCGCGGGTTCGACGGGCACGTGCGGGCCAACGTCGACCTGCGCCTCTCGATCCGCGATGTCGGCCATGTGCTCGGCTGGTCGGCCGCTTTTCTCACCTTCAGGCTGATCGACGTGCCGCTCTACATCGGCCGTCTGATGACGGGAGCACTATCATGA
- a CDS encoding 4Fe-4S binding protein — translation MLAYARQVVSSRWFIKGIFFFIFVWLCWQLLRFTQWARGYGEFVPRPEAVAGILPIGHFTSFIAWLKGGGWDTLLPAGLVIIIGAIVLSILLKRGFCGWVCPVGTLWEFASALGRKVMGRGNFRPPRWADRSAIGFRYLLTALFFGWLTMVSVEEALWFRELPYMWVADIKIVEGFFEPAFIVIALLAFTVSMLLGPVWCRWLCPLGGLYSVFGLASVCTVVRDETKCVDCRKCSRACHAFVDVHTARDVRAVECDGCMDCVRVCPVDDCITPRVARRWRFPVWIWPLAVAGVWFAIWATAELTGNWDTTIPVDTFREVIQSGLLEQRTPGGIF, via the coding sequence GTGCTCGCCTATGCTCGCCAGGTAGTGTCCAGTCGATGGTTCATCAAAGGGATATTCTTCTTCATCTTCGTGTGGCTCTGTTGGCAATTGCTGCGCTTCACCCAGTGGGCTCGCGGATATGGTGAGTTCGTGCCTCGGCCGGAAGCGGTTGCGGGAATCCTACCCATCGGGCACTTCACCAGCTTCATCGCGTGGCTTAAAGGCGGTGGATGGGACACGCTTCTGCCCGCCGGACTCGTGATCATCATCGGAGCCATCGTCCTTTCAATCCTGCTCAAGCGCGGGTTCTGTGGCTGGGTGTGCCCCGTCGGGACTCTCTGGGAGTTCGCCTCGGCGCTGGGGCGCAAAGTCATGGGACGAGGCAACTTTCGTCCCCCTCGCTGGGCCGACCGTTCGGCGATCGGCTTTCGGTACTTGCTCACAGCGCTGTTCTTCGGTTGGCTGACGATGGTCTCTGTGGAAGAAGCGCTCTGGTTTCGCGAGCTGCCGTACATGTGGGTCGCTGACATCAAAATCGTCGAAGGCTTCTTCGAACCAGCCTTCATCGTGATCGCACTGCTGGCGTTTACCGTCTCGATGTTGCTCGGGCCGGTGTGGTGCCGCTGGCTCTGTCCGCTCGGCGGGCTGTACAGCGTATTCGGCCTCGCTTCGGTGTGTACCGTGGTGCGCGATGAGACCAAGTGCGTGGACTGCCGAAAGTGCTCCCGCGCATGTCACGCGTTCGTCGACGTCCATACCGCCCGCGATGTGCGCGCTGTCGAGTGCGACGGGTGCATGGATTGCGTGAGGGTCTGCCCGGTTGACGACTGCATCACACCACGCGTTGCGCGGCGCTGGCGCTTCCCTGTGTGGATATGGCCGCTTGCGGTGGCCGGCGTCTGGTTCGCGATCTGGGCGACTGCCGAGCTGACAGGCAACTGGGACACCACTATCCCGGTCGATACCTTCCGCGAGGTCATACAGTCCGGGCTACTCGAACAGAGAACGCCTGGCGGAATCTTCTGA